Sequence from the Papilio machaon chromosome 26, ilPapMach1.1, whole genome shotgun sequence genome:
GAGATTTGATAATGTGCAAAGCTTTACTGTTATGTTTGCAATAGCAGTGCAACAGCAGCAGTAGCGGCAGTGGCAGCGGCGCGCATGGCGGCCaaccccgcgccccccgcaccgCCCTCCGGGCCCCCTAACATGATGCCTGACCAGCAGATCAATGAGTACATTAGAGTGCCCGACAAGATGGTTGGATTAAGTAAGCCATTATTATTCTCTATCTACCtaatataatactaaaatgtGAGAGATTTTAGAGCATGAAGTGCTGTTATTGATATCAACGGATAATAATGTAACTGGAGATGTTGTTGCTTTACATATTGCCTCTTCtcctttttcataaaaaaattaaacacctGAGTGACAATTGGTATCATAAGACACCCTCTTGTTCATACATACTCCAAAATTTGTATCTACCTACGTACATTGAGTTAATTTCAAACTATCCTGCTATTTTGCTTGGTCAAATGTTTTGTGAAACAAAAAGTTTTGACACTCCATGATAACTCAAACTACTAATAAACATGTAGAAGTATGGGCCCAAGTAGtttagaagaaattcaatgtgataaaaaaatatagttttttctaGTTATTGTATGCAACACATTTTGTGACATGTTTATGGGCACCtttcactaaaaaaaaaggttgtcGTTATGTTATAGGTACTGGTAAGATATCTTAAAAACATTGACATAAAACATACAATGTTTctcatacattatttattttattgtgacTATGGTTACTAATAAAAACTGCTTTGATATTCTGCTTATTGAAATTCAAATGATATACTCAAGTAGACTGCATAACTTTAGGAGGGATCTTTATGTTAGATGACTGACCCAAGATATATAAGCATAAAAAACATAGGTTTCTTTGctgaaaacatattgttttctctTCTATTCACCctgaaaatacatataaataacaatatttttttttcatgaatgTTTCCGCAATGGAAACACatacaatgttaataaatacagGAAGAACACCTCAAAAGAAATGAcgtcatattttttgttggGACAAAACtgcaatgaaatataattctgTCTTTATCTTGACAGGGATAGGGCTGGCAATgctttatcttaaaataataggGTTGTcaacaatttgtttatatgCCATAGGTATATTCTAAATGCATTGAATACATTAGTCATAGGTCGTGGTGGTGAGCAGATCACACGTCTGCAAGCAGAGTCAGGCTGCAAGATACAGATGGCACCAGACTCAGGCGGACAACCTGATAGGCTTTGTACCCTTACCGGATCTAGGGAAGCTATTGCTAGGGCcaagtaagtattttttttatattacaagtgaaaaaataaaaaatacaatttaccgtaacaaaataaatagactaTTTAATTCAACGACTTTGTTAAAGTGTAAAGTTACATTCTATAACATTGTAACTTCTTGACAAAAACTACTATAGATGAACTATCTGACTTATCATAGGTTACTGAAACCAAAATGTCTATATAGAACATATTaccttaaacaaaaaaaatataaaaatatgttttgtacaggaattttgatctcagaaacgaACAATTATTTAAGTAGATTAAGTAATTGTTTTAGTTACATGTAAGGTATCTTTGCACGAACTTATTGTACTTActcttgaattaaatatatcagaAGTTGGTGTCAGCTAGGATATGTGTGATTGTGGATTACAACTATTTCTTCAAACAGGGAGCTGGTGAATCAGATAGTGAATCACAGGGGGCGGGAGAATGCCCCTCAGCACCAGGATATCCAGGGTGGAGGCCCGCCCATGCCGCGATCCgtcggcggcggcggtggcggaCTCGCTATAACTGTATGTCATTCGTAACTtttatacatcttactaatgaAACGCGAAAGTTTAGATCAGGTGGGCCAAAGGggttaaagcattgctaattctcactctgtcttctattgacctaagtcagaatgaataataataataattgatcttaaaagtaggtaatttggccatggcggtgtgaggtaacagttcattttggaaaaggggttacttgtccaaaatagtttggggatccctggtttaaatggatggatgtttgtttgaagttatctccggaaggGCTTAAcagatattgatgaaatttggcacaaatgtagaacatagtctaaagGAACATATAttctacttattacgtttttatttgattccgcgcggacgaagtcgcgggcgacagcgagtctttttataattgtgtttttaaacttaaatttttgtacttttcaTTCAGTAATGCCACAAATAGAAActctaacaattttataagatattaCTTAAGGTTAAAGTTTGAAATTAACTGAAATCACATGacattaaactattttacatttattttatgttgtttccaacatataaatttttggttggtatcttttcttataatatctTGTTTGTGAATTTAGGAAGAAATAACGCTTCCGGGGCCCAAAGTGGGTCTTATTATTGGCAAAAATGGCAAGACCATAAAACAACTTCAAGAGCAGTCCGGGGCTAAAATGGTTGTTATACAGGATGGACCTAATACTGAATATGTAAGTAACAGTGTTAAAGAAACAattaagatagaaaaaaagaaaaacatgtaaaaaaatatttgaaagtgGCACATGGCAACTTTATTActataacttaatattatgatcaaaagaaataacaatttgtGGCCTGCATAAATCATAAATGTAAGAACTCAGAGGTCTAattatatttctctttcccttcccacccatCTCTTACAAGGAAACGATGGGAAGCGGAAGTATGTTTGACTGAGAAGGGGAAACCAGTAAGGAaatatctttctgtgcgtcccctcctgaCTCTGTCCTTAGGCAGCATTCGTTTAGCTTTTTCGACGAATTAAGGTGGCCGCTTATTCGCATgccactttttaataaaaaaaatttatagttgtaaaaaaagtatgtttgGAATATTTTGAGTCTATTCCTAAGATTTTTCActctacaaaaatatattagtatatttttaatatattttcaatgttatagGAGAAACCACTTCGTATATCTGGTGATCCGACCAAAGTGGAGATTGCAAAGCAACTGGTGTACGAACTGTTAGCTGACAAAGACATGCAGCAAGGAGGCCAGCGGCCACCGTACGATGATGGGTACTCACAGGATCAAGGCAATGGACTTGGCACTAACGCTActgaggtattttttttattattacttataagAAATTACAGATTGTAgtgttttgtcaatttttgactaattcattttaattagatattaatcaaatatttgaaatataggACAAAAGCATCAAGCAAATCCTTATGTCatcaaattgtataaaaaaattaacacataaaatttgacaaaaaagttaacaagTACTTTAGTAACacttcttatctatatatatatataaaagaaagtcgtgttagttacactatttataactcaagaacggctgaatcgatttgaatgaaaattggtgggcaggtagcttagaaccaggaaacagacataggataatttttaccccgttttctattttttattccgcgcggacggagtcgcgggtaaaagctagtattctaTATTCTCTCGTTGGCTGTAAcatgtatataataatgttaccATATTACCTTTAGGTGTTAGTACCAAAGATAGCAGTGGGTGTAGTAATAGGACGCGGTGGTGACATGATTAAGAAGATACAAGCGGAGACAGGCTGCAGGGTGCAATTCCATCAGGAGAGGGACGACGGACCTGGAGACAAAAGGTAtagatttgtatttaaataattaaatttaaattgaaatggaCAGGAAATAAACTTTCTCAGCTATTTTGAAATCAAGATTGATTTTTACTTGTTTCCTAAATGCTGAAAAAGCCAATAGTTtgcattttattgatatttcagATGTTACCTACAAGGCAAACCTCACCAAGTGGATCAGGCCAGGCAAATGATTGAAGACCTCATCGCCAGCGTCACTGTGAGTTTACGTACATTGGAAATGTTTCGAAGACatttcaaatcttactaatattataaatgcaaaagtttagatggatggatgtttgtttgaaggtatctccggaaagcagaacgtagtctggactAATACATAGAcaacttattacgtttatgaCGGAGTCCAGGGCGACAGActtgttttgatataattatctGATGTTTGCAAAGTTTTGGTCTTCATTTGAGATACATAACAGATTAATTATACCACATTGAAATTTGTTTTGCCTAGTCATTTTGATTACTggcattattttttctttttttattgaatttaaaaccgTCACAAGTGGAAGTTGATTTCTAAACAGCGTCGCGAGCAGGATGTGCGTGCGATGCGGGGTgctggcggcggcggcggcggtagCGGCGGCGGAGCGgggggcggcggcggtggGCGGGGCGCGCGGAATGGTGACCGCGACTATCAGTGGCAGGACACACCCGAGATGCGCGTCACATTCACCATATCCAATGTCAAGTGCGGACTCATCATTGGCAGGGGTAAGTCAACTTAGTTGTTACAGAAATTTTAACTTTGGGTTAACTGACTAGGCTTAGAATGAATTGCAAGACGATTGCAAATTTATAGTATCCCTCGACAGTTTATAAATTGGCGATTTTAAAGTGTTAGATTGATTTTTACAagactaaattaaatattaattaattattattatctttatttgtAACAGAATATGTTGTTGATGTAACATATTATACAATCAGGTGGTGAGGTGATAAAGCAAATAAACGCGCAGTCGGGCGCGCACTGCGAGCTGGACCGGCGCGCGCAAGGCGGC
This genomic interval carries:
- the LOC106718781 gene encoding far upstream element-binding protein 3 isoform X2; this translates as MSDYSSMATLPNNSQTAGFAAAVQRASLIAAKISGGSSKRPLEDGPEPIAKKLAPVDTVFPQPPQQQQPPMSATAAVAAVAAARMAANPAPPAPPSGPPNMMPDQQINEYIRVPDKMVGLIIGRGGEQITRLQAESGCKIQMAPDSGGQPDRLCTLTGSREAIARAKELVNQIVNHRGRENAPQHQDIQGGGPPMPRSVGGGGGGLAITEEITLPGPKVGLIIGKNGKTIKQLQEQSGAKMVVIQDGPNTEYEKPLRISGDPTKVEIAKQLVYELLADKDMQQGGQRPPYDDGYSQDQGNGLGTNATEVLVPKIAVGVVIGRGGDMIKKIQAETGCRVQFHQERDDGPGDKRCYLQGKPHQVDQARQMIEDLIASVTRREQDVRAMRGAGGGGGGSGGGAGGGGGGRGARNGDRDYQWQDTPEMRVTFTISNVKCGLIIGRGGEVIKQINAQSGAHCELDRRAQGGDRNNRTFYIRGHPDAVEHCKRIIMEKVGMPVTFIPEGNGNGGNGGGSGGGGPGGNGDMYGGPASGPPAWGYNPHWHQPAQQQQTQQQVNINPVTGQPDYSQQWIDYYRSLGLMREAEAIEQQAKQQQQQQHQPQQPGPSSSPPSGVSSGGGGSTPGGAGGAGGAGGGGADYSAQWAEYYRGIGKLKEAEAIEAQMKLKEQYQQQPTPTSTAAPTPSPAAHSPAPAPSVQYNAHYPMYPPGAPVYPGYAPYPYPGAPEHQQ
- the LOC106718781 gene encoding far upstream element-binding protein 3 isoform X3; translated protein: MSDYSSMATLPNNSQTAGFAAAVQRASLIAAKISGGSSKRPLEDGPEPIAKKLAPVDTVFPQPPQQQQPPMSSATAAVAAVAAARMAANPAPPAPPSGPPNMMPDQQINEYIRVPDKMVGLSRGGEQITRLQAESGCKIQMAPDSGGQPDRLCTLTGSREAIARAKELVNQIVNHRGRENAPQHQDIQGGGPPMPRSVGGGGGGLAITEEITLPGPKVGLIIGKNGKTIKQLQEQSGAKMVVIQDGPNTEYEKPLRISGDPTKVEIAKQLVYELLADKDMQQGGQRPPYDDGYSQDQGNGLGTNATEVLVPKIAVGVVIGRGGDMIKKIQAETGCRVQFHQERDDGPGDKRCYLQGKPHQVDQARQMIEDLIASVTRREQDVRAMRGAGGGGGGSGGGAGGGGGGRGARNGDRDYQWQDTPEMRVTFTISNVKCGLIIGRGGEVIKQINAQSGAHCELDRRAQGGDRNNRTFYIRGHPDAVEHCKRIIMEKVGMPVTFIPEGNGNGGNGGGSGGGGPGGNGDMYGGPASGPPAWGYNPHWHQPAQQQQTQQQVNINPVTGQPDYSQQWIDYYRSLGLMREAEAIEQQAKQQQQQQHQPQQPGPSSSPPSGVSSGGGGSTPGGAGGAGGAGGGGADYSAQWAEYYRGIGKLKEAEAIEAQMKLKEQYQQQPTPTSTAAPTPSPAAHSPAPAPSVQYNAHYPMYPPGAPVYPGYAPYPYPGAPEHQQ
- the LOC106718781 gene encoding far upstream element-binding protein 3 isoform X4 — translated: MSDYSSMATLPNNSQTAGFAAAVQRASLIAAKISGGSSKRPLEDGPEPIAKKLAPVDTVFPQPPQQQQPPMSSATAAVAAVAAARMAANPAPPAPPSGPPNMMPDQQINEYIRVPDKMVGLIIGRGGEQITRLQAESGCKIQMAPDSGGQPDRLCTLTGSREAIARAKELVNQIVNHRGRENAPQHQDIQGGGPPMPRSVGGGGGGLAITEEITLPGPKVGLIIGKNGKTIKQLQEQSGAKMVVIQDGPNTEYEKPLRISGDPTKVEIAKQLVYELLADKDMQQGGQRPPYDDGYSQDQGNGLGTNATEVLVPKIAVGVVIGRGGDMIKKIQAETGCRVQFHQERDDGPGDKRCYLQGKPHQVDQARQMIEDLIASVTDVRAMRGAGGGGGGSGGGAGGGGGGRGARNGDRDYQWQDTPEMRVTFTISNVKCGLIIGRGGEVIKQINAQSGAHCELDRRAQGGDRNNRTFYIRGHPDAVEHCKRIIMEKVGMPVTFIPEGNGNGGNGGGSGGGGPGGNGDMYGGPASGPPAWGYNPHWHQPAQQQQTQQQVNINPVTGQPDYSQQWIDYYRSLGLMREAEAIEQQAKQQQQQQHQPQQPGPSSSPPSGVSSGGGGSTPGGAGGAGGAGGGGADYSAQWAEYYRGIGKLKEAEAIEAQMKLKEQYQQQPTPTSTAAPTPSPAAHSPAPAPSVQYNAHYPMYPPGAPVYPGYAPYPYPGAPEHQQ
- the LOC106718781 gene encoding far upstream element-binding protein 3 isoform X1 encodes the protein MSDYSSMATLPNNSQTAGFAAAVQRASLIAAKISGGSSKRPLEDGPEPIAKKLAPVDTVFPQPPQQQQPPMSSATAAVAAVAAARMAANPAPPAPPSGPPNMMPDQQINEYIRVPDKMVGLIIGRGGEQITRLQAESGCKIQMAPDSGGQPDRLCTLTGSREAIARAKELVNQIVNHRGRENAPQHQDIQGGGPPMPRSVGGGGGGLAITEEITLPGPKVGLIIGKNGKTIKQLQEQSGAKMVVIQDGPNTEYEKPLRISGDPTKVEIAKQLVYELLADKDMQQGGQRPPYDDGYSQDQGNGLGTNATEVLVPKIAVGVVIGRGGDMIKKIQAETGCRVQFHQERDDGPGDKRCYLQGKPHQVDQARQMIEDLIASVTRREQDVRAMRGAGGGGGGSGGGAGGGGGGRGARNGDRDYQWQDTPEMRVTFTISNVKCGLIIGRGGEVIKQINAQSGAHCELDRRAQGGDRNNRTFYIRGHPDAVEHCKRIIMEKVGMPVTFIPEGNGNGGNGGGSGGGGPGGNGDMYGGPASGPPAWGYNPHWHQPAQQQQTQQQVNINPVTGQPDYSQQWIDYYRSLGLMREAEAIEQQAKQQQQQQHQPQQPGPSSSPPSGVSSGGGGSTPGGAGGAGGAGGGGADYSAQWAEYYRGIGKLKEAEAIEAQMKLKEQYQQQPTPTSTAAPTPSPAAHSPAPAPSVQYNAHYPMYPPGAPVYPGYAPYPYPGAPEHQQ